CTGATGAATGCTTTATCTCTGAGAGCAATTAAAATGTGGAAGAGCCGGGTGTACACACTGCCTCCTGCAGGTCAGCTGAAGCATTGTGTGCTTATGAGAGATGAGCTGGTCTATGCTCGACTTGTTTGAAACCCAGAGCTGTCTGTGGTTGCCTGGCTTCTTCACTGTTTACAGCAGTATGACCCACTTTCTGAAATGAAGTACCTTCTTCAGCTAATGTGATCTTGCTTCAGAACATTTTAGACTATCACTTACACTTCTCTCTAACCTCCACATTGCCAAACTGTACAGTTTCGATGGATGGTTTGGTCATGTATATGTGTGGTTTTTGATACCTTTGGGATGGTTTCTTACCTCTGTCAGCTTCCACCCTTCAAGGGGGTGACCCTTTTCCCCTCTACTGGTCCTGCTGGAAGCGTGAGGCTGACTATGACGTCTACCTGTCCCTGCCCGTGTACTTATGCCGTCGGGCAGGAGGTGGGCGCACAGGTAACAGCAAGGCCATGCCTGGAACCACAGCGATGCtgcctttttttaaatcatgtccTTTCCATCTGCTGTATGTGTGCTGGCATTGTCTTCTTCACCCTTGCCACCATATGCTCTTAGCTCTGGCTGGGATGCTGGACTAACATGGAGTGGCTAGAATGCcacatattttctctctctctctctctctctgcttcctgTTAAAATGCATGATTTAAAGGACCAGATTTGCAGTAAGCGGGCATGCTGTGCCGCTAACTATTTTAAAGCATTATGAGTTCTACTGTCGTAACCACAGAATTGTGCCCGCCTTTTTAGGATCATCTGTTTAATTGGCAAAATTGAATTTACAGAATAATACATAAATCCAACTGAATGCACCGCATGTTGAACGACAGCAGATTATTTAGATTACGCAGATAATTCAGCAAAAGATCAAGTAAGATACTATTCCCAGGTTAATCAGTGAATCTATTTCAAATGTGTGCATGCAGTTACTCCATTCAGCATAGTTTCTCTGGCTGTGgctttctctgtgtttgttagcTGTTCTAAGGTCATCTGTACATGAATCAGCTTCGCCTTGCACTATACCTGTGGCAGTTCAACATGCAGTTTGTCCTGCCACATgaacatgtacagtatatgacaAACACTGGATGTAGTTCATGTTACTGCTTCTGAGCATGTGAAATCAGGATACAATGTAGGTTTTAATGCTTTACATGTGTATCCTTCTGAAATATCATTTGTGGTTTATGTTATGATACAAAAATACAAGGCCTTGTAATGATTGGTGATGTCAGATTTGAATGTTGCACTAACCTTGATTTTATGTACATATGGCATTCTGATATATATGAGTGGTGAAAATTAGCTGTAAAAACTGTCAGTGGTCATGTCTCATAATCCTCTGTCTTCTCCAGCTGAACTCACACAGGTTGTAGGAAGTGGCAACCCAACTGCAGCTAAGCCGTCGCCACCTATGCCCCCCAAGAGAACCACGCCGGTCACAAAGCGCCACACTGAGAACTCCGCCCTTCCCATCTCCTCTCTGCCCTCAATACTCTCTCCTGAGGACAGGGCAAACATCCCAGGAGGGTTCCCACTGCCCCCACCTCCACCATCCCCACCTCTACCCACACACATCCCACCCTCTCCTCCCCGAGGACACCCTCACCAGCTCTTCCATCAACACTCCTACCCTCATCCTCTCCCTGACCCACTACCTGTTCATTTTGACCCTCCAAGCCCGCAAGAAGAACTGCCTACACGTCAAGCCCCTGTACCCCTGCACATCATGATCCAGCGGGCACTGATCAGCCCTGGAGCTGCCCTTCCTCACCTGGATGCGTCTCACCGTGCCCACTCGCTGCTGTTTGAAACCCCTCCAGAATACCAAGGATCTCGCCCGCTGCCGGTCACCATCCAgcctttaaaaatgtgtgtaacCAACACCCAGCAGTGTTTCAGTCCCTGCATTTCTGAATAAGTAAACATAGACGAGTAACTTCTGTCAATTAGGGGAAAATCTTTGTATGATTTGGGTGAAATGGAACAGTGCGTGCtgatttaggaaaataatcaacatagTGGTGGGATGCGACCTGACACGAAGTTGATTATGTTCCTATaacactgtcatgaagtgttttattcctctcatatTACAGCAATTTGGCAActcctctaaaaaaaaaaaaaaaaaaaatttcattaacatataataatttatttggttaattatattaaatatttgctCGTTCTGTTTCTTATAAGCACTGCAGTTATAAGCAATTGTTCCCTCActagccttttttttctctctctcgcttcaaGTTCAGTTTGTCAGGTTCTCAAGAAACTGTAAACTGCTCTGTCTTGACGATTTTCCCATGCCAGAAAACTTATTTGCAGTTTACTTCTGACAGAAAGCaaggacactggagacaccttcCAAAAATCTATTGAAGCTAAACTACTTTACAAGCTGTGATTATACAAGCAGTTAGAATTGAGTAATTCAACAGCACTGGTATAATTTAGGAATTTTGACATTATAATGCCAAATAATTATAATgccataattataattaattataatgacTTGATGGAAGATTTCCAAACCTGTAGCAATGTCAAGgttatttattttgtcacatacatgTTAGATACATTTTGTACATAGAACTGatttgatgtgtgtatttaaaaaaaaatccatttgcatgtatttattcacacacatcctcccttCCCTcccaacctctctctctctctctctctcagggctGAAGATGACtactctgatgaagaggaagaagaggaggaagatgaagaggatgaggaagaggaggaggaggatgaagatgagccACCTCCTGAACACCTCCCTCCCCCTCAAATTCAACCAGAGCTGGAGCCTCGCAGCCGCAGGTGCCTAGTGGGTGATGTGAACATCCGAATCATGCCCGAGGGATCAGACAGCAGTGAGgacgaggagagagaggaagatcaGCAGGCTGATGAAAGCGATTCAGATGGCCCTGTCCTTTATAAAGAGGAGGAATCGGATGAAGAGGAAGACAGTCCACCGAGTATGTGAAGAGCCTGGTCTATTTGCATTGCAAATAGATTGAGTCTTACATGCAGTAAACATGCATCCATGGAATCAGAAATTGTTGGCCAGTTTTTAactgtgtgagtgattgtgtatGCACATGCGCAGGTAGTCTGGCCAGCAGGGTGAAGAGGAAGGACACTTTGGCTCTGAAGCTGAGCAGTCGGCCCTCAGCCCCAGACAGACAGGCTCCTGAAAGGCAGACCAGAATGGAGTACACAGGTCTGTCATGGCAGAGCAAAGAGCAGTGGGAGGCCATCCGCACACAGATTGGCACAGCACTTACACGGTACTGGTCTGTCTTCATGCtctccaacatacacacacacacaatcattaaTAACTGTGAGTGCTGAGTATCTATATGTAGGATTTCTCCCAGATACTAGAGTGGGAGGCAGACGTAATTCATTTATACACATAATCTGAGAAAGAGAATAAGTGTCTCCTTAAATAACTCGGTTATGTtaatgtgtctgtttgtctaaaGACGACTGAGCCAGAGGCCTACTGCTGAGGAGCTGGAACAGAGAAACATTCTCCAGCGTAAGCAATTTCCTTCTTTCCTGCCCTTGCCAGCCTAATGCTCTGTGCTCTATACAGCCTCCCTTTCTTaaacacatgtaacacacattaaaaaacacTCATGCAGAGGATTTTTTTGTACCTATAAACCTGTATTGCTTTCCAGCTCTGTTCCCCCATGTGTGCTGTTTGCACTGACATATATTCATACTGCAAAGCATCAGGTCAggagtgtccagtcttatccacaaaaGCCCGGTGCGGGTGCAGGTTTGCATTTAAGTCAAGCAGAAGCCATACCTGATTCCACATGTTgataatcagttgatcttggctttcagaaGACTCGGGtttggcttctgcttggttggaatgaaagcctgcacacACCCTGGCCTGATAAAATCGGACACCCTGGATTAGATCACCAACCACATTTTGGCTAAAAAGTGTACTTAAATGTCATGCATAAATAATGCTGGCTTAAAAAATGCTGTTGGTTTTCAATACACCATTTCTATTTTTGTAAAGATCTTTCCCGTTctgcatatctctctctctctccccagccAAAAATGAAGCTGATCGACAGGCAGAAGTACGGGAGATCAAACGCAGGCTCACAAGAAAGGTAAAATTTTTATGTATAGTTTTAATGTGTGCTTAGTTATTTATTCCTACTTACTATTTGTATATTCTGTAAGCCAGAGCACTTAAACATAATGAGGAATATAATGGAATAAAATAAGAAGAATGTAGCATACCATTATAGAACAATATTCAATAATATGATGTTGCGTTGTGGCCcggagttgattattttcctataacagcatattAGATTATTCCTCTTGTACCACAGCAACACAgatgattcttttttttatttgttgatcTGGGACATTTAATGTATAGATACATTTTACACGTTGTTAAAGAAATGCGTATGAGAAACAAGTCAGTTCCTTTCATCAGTAACAGTATCTAACCACAACTCCCTCTTAAACAATGCAACCTGTCATGTTCTTGGTTCTTGAAAAACCACAGAGTGCAAACTTCTCAGTCCAGAAGTCTTTCCAacagtgagaaaaaagaaaaagaaaaaaaaagctgattaaTAAATATTCCCTTCCATTAATAAGCATGATGATTAACTATTGCAATAATTGTCACAGCGCATAATGAGTGCCTTCATATAAACTTCTCATTTCTCTTGCAGCTGCAATATTGCTAGAACTGTTATAGAACCTTAATCAACACCTGtgcaatcagaattgagaaatTAATTATATCACTTTATTAAGCATCTTTATTTAAATTGTGATTTATCACctcatacatttattatttttatcacacacacacaaacacacactaaaacaatAAGGAAGAGCTCAGCACACAGTGATTTTCTCCTTTCACCTCAGATGGCGGTGCTACATGTTTCCCATTAATGTATTGGCTTCTTTTCACAAATTAGCCCTTTAAATATTTACCCTGCAATTGTACTAGGTCTCATCCCAGTACATTCTCacatcacacccacacatacccCAGTTTCATCCTAACCTTTGGTTAAATGGTTGTTGAATAACAAGTACAGCAGTTTTGTGAAAGTGTTTCTCGTTGTCCCCTTCCATAGTTAAGTCAGAGGCCAACAGTTGCTGAGTTACAGGCCAGAAAGATCCTGCGCTTCCATGAGTATGTGGAGGTCACACACGCTCAAGACTATGACCGTCGTGCTGACAAACCATGGACCAAACTCACACCTGCCGACAAGGTAAATCCACAACTTATATGCTGCTTAAGCTGTTTACTTTACCATCATTgtatctctgtttctctggtTAACATCATTCCCCTTTGTCCAGGCCGCAATACGAAAGGAACTCAATGAGTTCAAAAGTTCTGAGATGGAAGTACATGAAGAAAGTAGAATTTATACAAGGTAAACAATACGCATGATCATATCATTTTTGTTGCCTAGTTACACTATggtattcatatatatttttttttccctaggtTTCATCGTCCATAACTTCTTCCATTGACTGGAAAATGAACTGATGTCCACTAGTGGCAGGGagaggaactgtgtgtgtgagagtgagtgaatgtgtgtgtgtgtgtacctgtgttgtgtgtgcattTGGCATAGGAGCTTCAGGGTGTTTGTGCTCCCTGACAAACTGCCCTTCAGTGAATGTACTGTACAGATACGTGAAACAAATAGAaaacttttccttttctctcatcTGCCCTTGTGTAAATATGACCGATGAGAGGGCTAAGAACAATACAGTATTTCTCCCTGATGTTGGAGGGAGACAGACACGTGCCAACCAGAGCACTAATGAAAGAGCCTCAAAAAcggatgtacagtatgtgtgcgTGCCATCAGGAGAACATCTCTCAGGAACCGAGATCCCCTTTAGCAGCACAGGGCTGCCCTCTGAAGGGGAATGAAAGGTCAAGATTGACCATAATAGTTAAATATTCAGCTTCTTTCCTTTTAGGGAAATGTAAAAACCATAACAACTAATAGTATTaagaaatgataataaataataattgttagATTCATATGGACTGAGCAGAGTTGTGTACAGATGGACTTTGCATGGACAAACAggaatatttgtgtatgtgtgtacagtgttgtaaTTTTCTCTTAGGCTGAAACTTTTAAATTTAATCATTAGAAACTGTAAAGCACAAGGTTTTATGATGCATTGTTACATTTGTGTGAAATGGACAGGTTTATATATGCCTGCCTTGCTTACATTTGCCCTTCCTGTGCAGCTTATTATTAGAAAagggaagggggaaaaaagatggcctctttttgttttgtttttttgtttttttctttgagcGTTTCACTTCATGATTttaatctaatatatatatatatatatatatatatatatatatatatatatatatatatatatatatatatatatatatataactacattattttatgttttaatccCTTAATTATGTTTTTTACTACACAGGGCTGCATCATTTCAATTAAAGTACAATATTAAAATCATATTTCTGAAAGTTAGGACTGCATACTTGTcttaataagaataaattataattatttagttttttgAATTCAAATTAAACCCAGAGTGAACATGCCAAGTATTAATACAGCACTATTAATAaaggtgtttgttttgttttttgtttttttttaatagtgtaATATTTGGCAGAGGAATTATTTCAGCTcaattttttctccttttcgTCTTCTTTTTAAATCTCTATGGCCAGTAGAATAATATAACATGCTCTGCTGTACAGATCTATTATTTAGATGAAACTAACTGTTGTGTATATCTTGCCTTCCTTTATTTGgaattgtattttaaatattgtaaaagTAATATAGGTTGCTATTTTTTTAAGCACAAAATATTAGTGTTTTATCCAATGCTTCAAAgcttcttttgtttgttttgtttttttattttatttttatttgattatgtgAAGGTTTAGGAACTGacagtatttttctgtttagatGTTGCCTATAAATCTAAATTAAATGCTTACAAATAGTCCCTGGTCTAATTTCAGTTTTTCTCAGCAACAATGTCATTAAAAAGGGcagacacacaactcacacgcaataagaaaaaaaaagaatagcaTTTTCAACAATTGCTCAAGATTTTTTTAGCTTTTCTCCAGTTTTCTGGTCtcttcccacctcccaaaaaacatACCATTTGGCATGGATCGATGtgaatgaatgggtgtgtgtgtgtgtgtgtgtgtgtgtgtgtgtgtgtgtgtgtgtgtgtgcaccgtGCCCTCTAATGGACTGGTGTCTCATCTAGGGTTTATTTCAGAGTCACTCCCTGACCATGACCATCGTAAAGCAGTTGTTAAAGATAAATTACTGATACGACAGTCGCACTGTTTATTAAGGGACATTTTCAGTTTGTTGTCAGAGGAGTGAGTTGTGAATTGtgtaaggaaagaaaagaacttGAAAACTGCGAATGTATTTTATTACAGTAACGGGAGTAGCTAGTAGACGGCACGTGAAAAGCACATAGGATTCAGCAGAGTCATACTGAACTCAGAGTAACTCCAACCTTACAGAAATGATCAGAAAAGATCATGATTGATGAAATGATCAGAAATGATTACCTATATGCAAACATGATACCTTTCTGACTGATATGGTCCCTTTTTAGTCTACTCCCATTCCCATTCTAATTTGATGAACATCCTGGTGCAAGTGTGAAATGAGGCAAGATGATTCCTTGTGACTATGATAACTGGGATATTTCCAGTAACAGAGTATCAGCCTGAACGCGTGGGAGAGAGGAACCTGGAGTGTTTGGGTTGAGATCACACCTGATCAAAACCCCCACTCGTCCAGCAGAATCTGTCATTTCTTATAAATGGAATGATGTATCAGAAGAAATTCCACCTCCTGTTAGTGTCTGAGGTGCATGAGGAGAGATTTTTGTGCTGCTATTAATACTGTGTTTGGATTCTTCCAGTCCAATCAGTTGTGTCTACAGAAATGTCATGTGGTAGCATTGCCACCACCCCAAAGTCCCAGATTTGATCCTAGGCTTGAGTTACTGACTGTGCATTACACTTGTTCTCCTCATATCCATATGTACATGGGTGTGTGAATATATTTGTGCAGTGCccttaatgaatgaatgaataattcaaTCCGGTTCTTATCCATTTAAAGTGGAGCAGACATGGTTTCCGAGAACATATTTCATTCAGTTAAGTGTTATCCACCATATATAAGAAGAGGGATTCTTTCTCCAGATCAGGGCTcaatacactattacactatactgttatatataagACAGCCAAGACGTTATATAGACTAGATTCAAGACTACATTGCTCATatacacagttatatacagtataacttGCAGTGAATGAATCCTGGCCTCCGTAGACTGTGcatataaataactaaaataattaaatgtaaaaaatgaatataatagaACATATAGGCCCAGAAATATATTCTCTctggtttaaataaaataaataaataaaaagatgaaaCTAGAAAACAGGGTAGATTGTTGTGTCAGTAATCTGCCTAATTTAAAGCAATGCACACTTCGGTACATTAACCCACAAGTTCTCAACATTGACACCACAGTGCTCGCTGCCCTgtacattttagtgttttcccTCATCCACTTCATCTACAGGAGGGCTTTTAATTAGATTATTACTAGAATTGGGTGTGTTGGGTGCAgggaaaaatgtgtaaaatagtGGATTCTCTTGTGCCAGGGCTGGAAATGTCTGCATTGATTGATATACTGCAAAAGGTCTGATGTCAAGGAACAGACCAAATCACTGACATTCTCCTGCTGATAAATCCAGGAAGGAAATAATGTATCACATGGCAAAGATATCCTACCATTATGACCAGCTCAGGCTGCGTTCTGGGAGCTGGTCAGATCAAGCTGGATTTTTAGTGGGAGCAACATAAtgcactatattggcaaatgttttgggacacccctccaaatcattgaatttggtgtggaggaacttgattgacctgcacagagtcctgacctcaacctgctagaacacctttgggatgtatttcagcggagactgcaagcaaagtcaaaactgggacgtctgcttttacatgcacatgaatttaatctGGAGTTGGCCTGCCATTACCTTCTATAACAGCTTCTAACTCTTCAACTCTACTATTcgtctagaagcacatttgtgaggtcaggaactgatgttggacgagaaggcctggctcgcagtctccgctctaattcatcccaaatgtgttctatcgggttgaggtcaggactctgtgcaggccagtcaagttcctccacaccaaactcactcatccatgtctttatggaccttgctttgtgcactggtgtacagtcatgttggaacaggaaggggtcatccccaaactattcccacaaagttgggagcatgaaattatccaaaatgtcttgatatgctgaagcataaaaagttcctttcactggaactaaggggccaagcaaaacccctgaaaaacaacacctgaattcaatgatttggaggggtgtcccaacaCATTTGGCAAAACAATGTACTTGCATACTGTATGTTATAGGTAGCTTTTATTTCCATTGgcatttacattacatacattaGCTTCAtttaggagttttttttttttcttttaaaacactATTTCATCTCACATTTCATGCATTTTAATTATATCCCAAATGTCTGCACGTGTAATAGTCTGTGTTTTTTCTGCTTACAAtagaaacaaatgaaagaatttAGAAGATTAAGTTAATCCGAAGCTCTTAGCGAAACTGATTGTGAGGAATAGTTGTAGTTTTCCTCCGCAGCGGCAGGGGGCAGCgcgtgcaattttttttttcaaatcttGCGTCAAGTTGTGGGaataaatgaagaggaaaaggcgccgagcgcgtgtgtgtgttcttccaaGAAGCACAGAGAAACTTCAAGTCACCTCGCGGCCTCCAGACATATTTTATTAGGTTAAATTGAAGGTAGGGGATAACCTGGTTAACGTTAACCTTCAGTGCTTTGCAATTTTACTCAGAGATGTAGTACATGGCATTCATTTAGAGTTTTGAAGTTAGACTTGCTAGTTAGCCGGCTAGCCCAGTAGTTCAATATTCAGGATTGTTCATTGGCAAAAAAAGAGTTTGGGCTGATAATGCGGGAAATAACCATGAAATAACGTAGCAGCAGGTATATAAATAAGCGTTTGTTAGTTACTTGGTTAAAAGGTCAGTATTTTTTAGGCGTGTTTGCTATAAACTGGCAGCTTTTTATCATTTTCTCCTACAGTATGAGACTGTGGCGCGTGCAGCTCGTCTATAAATACGTTTAAGTGAAAGGTCGCGCGACGTGGACATGCGCGTGAGAGAAGAAGCTTAATTCAGTTTAAAAATGTACCGGGAGCTCGTGCTTCCATGAGATACTAACTTTGTGTATGCGCgggcacgtgtgtgtgtgtgtgtgtgtgtgtgtgtgagagagagatggagaactCGACAGAACACACAGTCGTTTGTAATCGTCTAAATGTTCATGTTCATAAGCAACATGTGTCCGGCATTTGTTTTAAACAGCAGTGCCGGTCAGtctcgtgcgtgtgtgtgtcgcgAACAACTGTACTCGGTAATTGGAGCACTGGACTTCAGCTCCTTCCCCAGACACTAATTTTGTTTAGCTGcattgtgtttaaaatgttctcAGCATCTCTTATGATACAATGCCAATACAATagtacactaatcacacatccctccaaatcattgaattcaggagctgggcttggccccttagttccagtgaaaggaactcttaatgcttcagcataccaagacattttggacaatttcatgcttccaacgttgtgggaacagtttgaggatgaccccttcctgttcctacatgactgtacaccagtgtacaaagaaAGGTCCATCAAGTCATGGATGagcgagcccaacacctgaattcaatgatttggaggggtgtcccaaaacatttggcaatatagtgtatatctagGAAAACATTCCAGTTTAGGCAATTTTCCTGTTTAAATTTTATACTTGGTCTTTTTGGGAAAAtgacttattttttttcatctctctTCCATACCAGTTTTGTTCATCCAGTTATATGCTTACTAGAACATACCTGTCCTGCTCTATGGTCAACATTCACAGCTTGTCAGCAATACTTCTCCCTTTTCCAGTCATCATTGGTTTATTTTGCAGAAGGTTTGAGTAAAGATTTATTCACTTCGGGCTGCTAAATGCTGGACGGTCACTCTTGCAGCCAGAATGGAATTCTCTGTTTATGTAATGTTGTAGCATCATCATTTAGCTAGAATTTAATTTTCTCTACCATTTAAGCCGCCTCTCTGTGGTGAGGCTGGAGATGCACCAATGAGAGGCTGTTAACATCGAAACAGTAATGTGCTTCTTTAGGGGCAAGGAGAAGTGTTGTATACAAATGTATATGCTTCAGATCAGCAGTGCAGTATATATCTGTCCTAATAGACAGATCACTGTAGTGTTGTACAAGCTTGTGGGAAGTTTTTGCTGGCCATTAGATGGAAGATAGCTAAGTTGCTTGTAATATGACCCTCTGAATGATGCATGACTTGACTTGCCAGACCACTGGACCCCATTAGCCAGGTTAAAATGTGACTGATATAAAGTAAAGAGCAATAAAAGTAGAACAATGTAATACAACATACCATTGCACACTAATATTGGTGGGATTTTCAGATTGTCGGTCATTTGCAATGTGTGAAGGGATTAGTAGTTCATTTGCCTGTAAAAGGCAGTAAGACCTGGGTTTTCTGCATCAGTGTAACAGTTGGGTACTCTCAGGAAGCTTTGAACTTGGCTTTTATTAATATAGCCGCATGGTCTCAACAGGTCTTGTcctttaagtaaaaaaaaaaaaaagtcttaaacATCTTTAGTTTTACCTTTGAATAACTAAACCCAGCTCTCACCAAgaacatgcactatattgccaaatgtttggcctgccctttgcagctataacagcttcaactcttctgggaaggctttccacatggtttaggaatgtgtttatgggaatcttttACTAtttctctagaagtgcatttgagAGGCCAGGCACTGATGCCTGATgggaaggtctggcttgcagtcatgactttttaaaaaggaaac
The nucleotide sequence above comes from Hemibagrus wyckioides isolate EC202008001 linkage group LG01, SWU_Hwy_1.0, whole genome shotgun sequence. Encoded proteins:
- the phactr4b gene encoding phosphatase and actin regulator 4B isoform X2, coding for MACCFHALRHDSWSPDDESSHQHNSTGSEGGDSTPPPKRKGKLSTLGKIFKPWKWRKKKSSEKFKETSEVLERKMSMRRPREELIEQGVLKELPDNEADEAHGSKPPYVKNGHTLPVGGTSGCGSRGIEPVRPTTDLQFRVNPERRGRDPSDAERRAISSQDDCWRGGRAAVDEWKPTMGWQVEEIKHGGRIHTDTERKPGLIKAPSEDGRRTRPEADWKPSLPRHSSAEEGRGRRESDSSHYIPDPESLRDTLREPLPPKQTIMAPKWLMSSTAESGNEVLPHTPVHSPATSFSSSSGSSNSPSSSVSSAAAKTLRTASSAVAGMPLASSSTQSSTQGLVPAQAARQPPLPPPKPVNRTTNAAMLASTLQGGDPFPLYWSCWKREADYDVYLSLPVYLCRRAGGGRTAELTQVVGSGNPTAAKPSPPMPPKRTTPVTKRHTENSALPISSLPSILSPEDRANIPGGFPLPPPPPSPPLPTHIPPSPPRGHPHQLFHQHSYPHPLPDPLPVHFDPPSPQEELPTRQAPVPLHIMIQRALISPGAALPHLDASHRAHSLLFETPPEYQGSRPLPVTIQPLKMAEDDYSDEEEEEEEDEEDEEEEEEDEDEPPPEHLPPPQIQPELEPRSRRCLVGDVNIRIMPEGSDSSEDEEREEDQQADESDSDGPVLYKEEESDEEEDSPPSSLASRVKRKDTLALKLSSRPSAPDRQAPERQTRMEYTGLSWQSKEQWEAIRTQIGTALTRRLSQRPTAEELEQRNILQPKNEADRQAEVREIKRRLTRKLSQRPTVAELQARKILRFHEYVEVTHAQDYDRRADKPWTKLTPADKAAIRKELNEFKSSEMEVHEESRIYTRFHRP
- the phactr4b gene encoding phosphatase and actin regulator 4B isoform X4, with product MENRDDESSHQHNSTGSEGGDSTPPPKRKGKLSTLGKIFKPWKWRKKKSSEKFKETSEVLERKMSMRRPREELIEQGVLKELPDNEADEAHGSKPPYVKNGHTLPVGGTSGCGSRGIEPVRPTTDLQFRVNPERRGRDPSDAERRAISSQDDCWRGGRAAVDEWKPTMGWQVEEIKHGGRIHTDTERKPGLIKAPSEDGRRTRPEADWKPSLPRHSSAEEGRGRRESDSSHYIPDPESLRDTLREPLPPKQTIMAPKWLMSSTAESGNEVLPHTPVHSPATSFSSSSGSSNSPSSSVSSAAAKTLRTASSAVAGMPLASSSTQSSTQGLVPAQAARQPPLPPPKPVNRTTNAAMLASTLQGGDPFPLYWSCWKREADYDVYLSLPVYLCRRAGGGRTAELTQVVGSGNPTAAKPSPPMPPKRTTPVTKRHTENSALPISSLPSILSPEDRANIPGGFPLPPPPPSPPLPTHIPPSPPRGHPHQLFHQHSYPHPLPDPLPVHFDPPSPQEELPTRQAPVPLHIMIQRALISPGAALPHLDASHRAHSLLFETPPEYQGSRPLPVTIQPLKMAEDDYSDEEEEEEEDEEDEEEEEEDEDEPPPEHLPPPQIQPELEPRSRRCLVGDVNIRIMPEGSDSSEDEEREEDQQADESDSDGPVLYKEEESDEEEDSPPSSLASRVKRKDTLALKLSSRPSAPDRQAPERQTRMEYTGLSWQSKEQWEAIRTQIGTALTRRLSQRPTAEELEQRNILQPKNEADRQAEVREIKRRLTRKLSQRPTVAELQARKILRFHEYVEVTHAQDYDRRADKPWTKLTPADKAAIRKELNEFKSSEMEVHEESRIYTRFHRP
- the phactr4b gene encoding phosphatase and actin regulator 4B isoform X1, with product MGQSFSLEIAGSQDTNTHTDDESSHQHNSTGSEGGDSTPPPKRKGKLSTLGKIFKPWKWRKKKSSEKFKETSEVLERKMSMRRPREELIEQGVLKELPDNEADEAHGSKPPYVKNGHTLPVGGTSGCGSRGIEPVRPTTDLQFRVNPERRGRDPSDAERRAISSQDDCWRGGRAAVDEWKPTMGWQVEEIKHGGRIHTDTERKPGLIKAPSEDGRRTRPEADWKPSLPRHSSAEEGRGRRESDSSHYIPDPESLRDTLREPLPPKQTIMAPKWLMSSTAESGNEVLPHTPVHSPATSFSSSSGSSNSPSSSVSSAAAKTLRTASSAVAGMPLASSSTQSSTQGLVPAQAARQPPLPPPKPVNRTTNAAMLASTLQGGDPFPLYWSCWKREADYDVYLSLPVYLCRRAGGGRTAELTQVVGSGNPTAAKPSPPMPPKRTTPVTKRHTENSALPISSLPSILSPEDRANIPGGFPLPPPPPSPPLPTHIPPSPPRGHPHQLFHQHSYPHPLPDPLPVHFDPPSPQEELPTRQAPVPLHIMIQRALISPGAALPHLDASHRAHSLLFETPPEYQGSRPLPVTIQPLKMAEDDYSDEEEEEEEDEEDEEEEEEDEDEPPPEHLPPPQIQPELEPRSRRCLVGDVNIRIMPEGSDSSEDEEREEDQQADESDSDGPVLYKEEESDEEEDSPPSSLASRVKRKDTLALKLSSRPSAPDRQAPERQTRMEYTGLSWQSKEQWEAIRTQIGTALTRRLSQRPTAEELEQRNILQPKNEADRQAEVREIKRRLTRKLSQRPTVAELQARKILRFHEYVEVTHAQDYDRRADKPWTKLTPADKAAIRKELNEFKSSEMEVHEESRIYTRFHRP